Sequence from the Streptomyces sp. NBC_00358 genome:
ATTCTCGGCACACGGGGCCCGCCGGCACGGGGGCGGCGGGTCCCGAACGGGGGTACGGGGGTACGGGGGAAGCACCACAAGTGGGAGCGCGGCGGTCGGGCCTTGGCCTCAGACCGTCGCGCTCCCGCGTGGTGGGCCGCGCGCCGCGCCGGGCTCGCGCGGGCGGCGGCCTCACCGACGACGGGGCCGGCTGGGGAGGCGGCGTCCGCCGACCGCCCGCGGATCCTCCAGGAACGGCAGGACGTGCCGCAGGAAGAGACCCGGCCGTTCGTTGTACGGCTCGTGGGCCGTGGGCAGCAGAACGCTCAACGTCCCTGCGGGGAGCATGCGTTGGGCGCGCCGCCGGTCGAGGAGGGCGGGCACGACCGGGTCGCGGCTCCCCCACAGGAGCAGGATCGGCAGGTCCGGGGCGGCCGGGTCCGCGAGGCCGAAGCCTGGGTCGGCGAGACCGCGCCAGACGGCACAGTGCACCGCCAGTCTCCGTTCGTCATGGGGCAGTTGACGCACTCGGGCGTACGTCTCCCGCGCGCTCGGCGTGCCCAGTCGGCCCAGATAGGCGCGGGCCAGCGGGACGACCAGCCGGCGGGCCCGCGCGGGGCGGCCCATCACCTCTCGGCAGAACCAGCGGGTGAGCGCGGTGTGCCGGGTGAAGCCCGCCGGGTCGACCAGGACGAGCGCGCTGACCGACGCGGCACGCGGGCCCTCGGCCAGGCGGCAGGCGACGTAGCCGCCGACGCTGTTGCCGAGCACGGCGACCCCCCGGACACCCTGTTCCTCGGCGAGCGCGTCGAGCACCAGCTCCGCGACCTCCACCAGCCCCTCGGGAGTGACCCGCCCCGGCTCCGGTGCGGTGGAGTCGCCGTAACCGGGCCAGTCCACGACGAAGGTGCGGTACCGGTCGGCGAGGGCGGGCAGCACCGCGGCGAAGTCACGGCCGTCCCCGGGGTTGGCGTGCAGCAGCAGGAGCGCGGGGGCGCCGGGCGGGACGGAGGCCCCCTCCGGCCGTGCGCCGGGAAACGGGGGAAAGCAGCGTACGGCGATGTCGCCGAGGGGGGTGGGGACGGTCATCCGCATGGGGCGAGCATGCCGGACGGGCCCGCCCCTGGGAACAACGCCCTTGGGCGGCCCGTCACTTGGGACGGGCCGCCCTTGCGCGCGCGACGAGCGTCCGCGTCAGACCTTCAGCGCCCTGATCGCGGTGGGGGCGTGGCCGGGCTCGGTCGCGATCTCCTCGAACTCCACGACGTTCCCGATGTCGTTCGTCCGGCTCATGGCGATGTTGGTGACACGCTCCAGGATCGCCTCGACGACGACCGGGACCTGGAACTCGGCGGCGAGCTTCTTGGCCCGCTCGAAGGCGGCGCCGAGTTCGCCCGGGTCGGTGACGCGGATCGCCTTGCAGCCGAGGCCCTCGACGACCTTGACGTGGTCGACGCCGTAGACGCCGAGCTCGGGCGAGTTGATGTTCTCGAACTCCAGGTTGACCTGGAAGTCCAGGTCCAGGCCGAGCTGCGCCTGCCGGATCAGGCCCAAGTAGGCGTTGTTCACCAGGACATGGACGTACGGGATCCGGTGCTGGGCGCCGACGGCCAGTTCCTCCATCATGAACTGGAAGTCGTAGTCGCCGGAGAGGGCGACGACCTGAGCGCCCGGGTCGGCCTTGGCGACACCGAGAGCGGCCGGGATCGTCCAGCCGAGCGGGCCCGCCTGGCCGCAGTTGATCCAGTGGCGCGGCCGGTAGACGTGCAGCATCTGGGCGCCGGCGATCTGCGACAGCCCGATGGTGGTGACGTACCGGGTCTCCGGGCCGAAGGCCTTGTTCATCTCCTCGTAGACGCGCTGCGGCTTGATCGGGATGTCGTCGAAGTGCGTCCGACGCTGGAGGGTGGCCCGCTTCTCCTGCGCCGAGGCGGCCCACGCGGAACGGTCGGGCAGCCGGCCGGCCGCCTTCAACTCCCTTGCCACCTCGACGAAGAGCTCCAGGGCGGCCCTGGCGTCGGAGGCGATCCCGAAGTCCGGGGCGAAGATCCTGCCGAGCTGGGTGGGCTCGATGTCGACGTGCACGAACTTCCGTCCGGCCGTGTAGACATCCAGGTTGCCGGTGTGGCGGTTGGCCCAGCGATTGCCGATGCCGAGGACGAAGTCGGACTCCAGGAAGGTCGCGTTGCCGTAGCGGTGCGAGGTCTGCAGGCCCACCATGCCCGCGTTGAGCTCGTGGTCGTCGGGCAGGACGCCCCAGCCCATGAGCGTCGGAACGACCGGGGTTCCGGTCAACTCGGCGAACTCGACGAGGAGTTCGGCGGCGTCGGCGTTGATGACACCGCCGCCGGCCACGATCAGCGGGCGCTCGGACGCGTTCAGCAGTCCGATCGCCTTCTCGATCTGGGCGCGGGTCGCGGCGGGCTTGTACGCCCGGAGCGGCTCGTACGTGTCGGGGTCGAACTCGATCTCGGTGAGCTGGACGTCGATGGGCAGGTCGATGAGGACCGGCCCGGGGCGCCCGGAGCGCATGAGGTGGAAGGCCTGCTGGAAGACGCCGGGGACCTGCGCGGCCTCCAGCACGGTGACGGCCATCTTGGTCACGGGCCTCGCGATCGAGGCGATGTCGACGGCCTGGAAGTCCTCCTTGTGGATCACCGCGGTGGGTGCCTGGCCGGTGATGCACAGGATCGGGATCGAGTCGCCGGTCGCGGAGTAGAGGCCGGTGATCATGTCGGTGCCGGCGGGACCCGAGGTGCCGATGCAGACGCCGATGTTGCCGGGGTGCGTACGGGTGTAGCCCTCGGCCATGTGCGAGGCGCCCTCGACATGCCGGGCGAGGGTGTGGCTGATCCCGCCGGACGCCTTGAGCGCCGCGTAGAAGGGGTTGATCGCCGCACCCGGGACACCGAACGCGTCGGTCACGCCCTCGCGCCTGAGGATCTCGACTGCCGCGCGGGCAGCGGTCATACGAGCCATGGAGTACTCCTGCTTCGGCTGTCGGATTCGCACTCCCCTCGCGCCCCGCGGAGAGTCACTGATTCCGTATCGTGGAAACTAACTTCTGCTATCTGGAAGCAATGTAGGCGCACGGGCAGGGAGCGTCAAGGGTGGGCGGAGCGCGCGACCGGGTCGCGACGCGTCACGGCGTTTCGCCGCCGGACGGCGTCCGGCAGGAGGACGATGGACGCGCTGACCCGACGTGAGCTTCTGGAGCGGTCCATGGCCGAGAGCGTGCCGGTGCGGTGTCCGGCCTGCCGTCGCGAGCACCTTTACGCGGCCCCGTCCTACCCCTGCGTCTGCGGGGCGCCCGTGACGGCCCCGCTCGACCGCCTCGCGGAGCCGACCCCTGTCGCCCACCGCGCGTGGGACGACGAGTGGACCGCGGTCCGCTGCGACGCCTGTGGCCGCGAGAGTCAGTGGCCGCACCCCGAACTGGGCTGCGCCTGCGGGACCACCCTGCGAATTCCGCTCCGCGGATCACGAGAAGCGCGAGCCGACGGCGGGCCGCCGGCCGCGGACACGACGCCGGGCACGGCCGACATCACGCCACGGGACGGCGCCGACGCGTCGGCGCCGGGCGACGCGGGCGGCCGGCGGGACGCCGGAGCCGACACCCCTCGCGGCGGCGGTGAACCCGCCCGTCAGGACCGTCCCCCGGCCGGAGCCGAGGGCGGCCGTCGGCCTTCCGGCCAGGGCGCGGCCCCGGACGACGTCAGGGACCACGAAGGGGAACAGAGCAGCGGGGCCGGTGTCGACACCTCCCGTGCCACCGTCCGGCCCCGGCTCCCGCACCGGGACGCCCAGGTCGGGACACCCCGCAGAACCCGCCGGGGCGGGGCCCCGGACCGGAAGGCCGGGCCCCACACCCCCGAGGACGCCCGCCAGGAACGGGACCCAGGACCCGAAACCCGCACCCCCGGGGCCGCACACCAAGCCAAGTCCCCCAACCCGGAACCCGAGCCCCCCACACCCCGGAACACCGACCGGGGCAGGACCTCGAAACCCGCACCCGACACACCCCGAGACGACCTCCAGGACGAGAACCCGAAGGCCGAGCCCCACACACCCCGGGACAGCCTCCAGGACGAGGACCCCAAGGCGGAGCCCGGCGCACCCCGGAACACCGACCAGGGCAGGACCCCG
This genomic interval carries:
- a CDS encoding alpha/beta fold hydrolase, coding for MRMTVPTPLGDIAVRCFPPFPGARPEGASVPPGAPALLLLHANPGDGRDFAAVLPALADRYRTFVVDWPGYGDSTAPEPGRVTPEGLVEVAELVLDALAEEQGVRGVAVLGNSVGGYVACRLAEGPRAASVSALVLVDPAGFTRHTALTRWFCREVMGRPARARRLVVPLARAYLGRLGTPSARETYARVRQLPHDERRLAVHCAVWRGLADPGFGLADPAAPDLPILLLWGSRDPVVPALLDRRRAQRMLPAGTLSVLLPTAHEPYNERPGLFLRHVLPFLEDPRAVGGRRLPSRPRRR
- the gcl gene encoding glyoxylate carboligase, translating into MARMTAARAAVEILRREGVTDAFGVPGAAINPFYAALKASGGISHTLARHVEGASHMAEGYTRTHPGNIGVCIGTSGPAGTDMITGLYSATGDSIPILCITGQAPTAVIHKEDFQAVDIASIARPVTKMAVTVLEAAQVPGVFQQAFHLMRSGRPGPVLIDLPIDVQLTEIEFDPDTYEPLRAYKPAATRAQIEKAIGLLNASERPLIVAGGGVINADAAELLVEFAELTGTPVVPTLMGWGVLPDDHELNAGMVGLQTSHRYGNATFLESDFVLGIGNRWANRHTGNLDVYTAGRKFVHVDIEPTQLGRIFAPDFGIASDARAALELFVEVARELKAAGRLPDRSAWAASAQEKRATLQRRTHFDDIPIKPQRVYEEMNKAFGPETRYVTTIGLSQIAGAQMLHVYRPRHWINCGQAGPLGWTIPAALGVAKADPGAQVVALSGDYDFQFMMEELAVGAQHRIPYVHVLVNNAYLGLIRQAQLGLDLDFQVNLEFENINSPELGVYGVDHVKVVEGLGCKAIRVTDPGELGAAFERAKKLAAEFQVPVVVEAILERVTNIAMSRTNDIGNVVEFEEIATEPGHAPTAIRALKV